From the genome of Ovis aries strain OAR_USU_Benz2616 breed Rambouillet chromosome 5, ARS-UI_Ramb_v3.0, whole genome shotgun sequence:
CAAGCTTTCACCTGAGTTCCTATCTTGCTTGGAAGGGGTATTTTCATGGGAGTGAAGGGGGTTGGCTATCTTCCCTGCATTGCTGAGGGGGAGCCAAGGAGAGCTGGTCTTGAGGGTCACCTCTTAGCTGTGGAACCTGCCCACGGGTGTCCAGTATACTCAGAACCAAGgagccccagcctccctcctgggAGGGATTTGGGCTTCATTCACCTGGGTAGCTGTGGGACCTTGTGTGTTTTGGCTCACCCACACTGCTGCAGGGAGGCAGTGTGAGCCAGTCTTGAAGGGCAGCAGCTGTCCATCCTGCCCCTGTGATTCAGAGGGACGGGGGGCTGCCAGTTTCCAGAAACCTTGGCATGGACTGCCGATCCTGGCCTCCTGCCAGAAATGCTTACTCAGAAGGCAGCGTTTCTGGGAATGAGGACAGCTCTGCCTGAAAGTGCCAAGGAATATTTTTCTGCTATCACTGTCCTGGTGCTAAGTCTCAGCATGAGTTTCCTGTTCCTTTGGCTCAAGCCTTCATGCTCATGAAGGGGTCTTTGTGCCTGAGTAAGGACTTGGAGCCAGGACACCCCAGGAAGTGTGGAATGTGGTGAGCCGCTGCTCTTGGAGCCTCCTAGGACAGGTGGACAGATTTGTCTGAGGGCCAGGGTGTTCGGGCTGTTCCATCTCTTGGACAAATCGTTCTGGTGACTCTGTGTGCCATGCCCATGCCACTGTGCTCACCACCTGTGGCAGTGTCCCCACAAGGTCAGCCAGCATGTAGGCCTGGCATCTAACCACCTGTCCCTTTTATGATCAATAGGGACAGCAAAACCTGGCGTCTCTACGGTACCAAACACAACGCAAGCGTCAACTCCTCCGCAGACCCAGACCCCTCAGCAGAATCCTCCACCTGTGCAGGCCACACCTCACCCCTTCCCTGCCGTCACCCCAGACCTCATCGTCCAGACCCCTGTCATGACAGTGGTACCTGCCCAGCCGCTGCAGACGCCCCCGCCAGTGCCCCCCCAGCCGCTGCCCCCACCTGCACCAGCCCCCCAGCCCGTGCAGAGCCACCCGCCCATCATTGCAGCCACCCCACAGCCTGTGAAGGTGAGTGTCCTGTGTATGTGTGGCCCAGCCTGGTCACTCTGTAGCTTCCGCCCCGTCAGCTAAAAGGACTGCCTTCCCACTCCCCCAGTTGCAGTGAGGCTTATAGGAGACAGTCACTCATCCTTGCCAATGCTTCTGGTTCCCAGGGCACTTGTGGGTATTTCGAGGGGACATCAAGCTGTGTTTAAATCAGCACAGCCCCAAAGCTGCTGACCCAGAGATCCCATAATTGAGTAACGCCTCCCAGGTGGTTGCCACCCCCTTCCCGGTTCTAATTTAGACTGTGTGTTTGCAGACGCTGTCTTAAGTAGCCTCTGAGTGTGCCTTCTGTGGGTGGCCAGTGACAGGGGTGGGCTCTGGGAGAGGTCCCTGGCCTGTAGGAAATTGCTTGCAGAAGTCCCTTTGGCCTCTGGTGAGCAGATCCCACACTCGGTTATGTGCTTTCTCCTGCCACTGGGTCCTGTCCCAGCTGCAGAACAGAGTGGTGGGACAGAGTCTCCCTGTGTTCAGTCCTTCACCTTTGGGCCCTGTTCCCTGTGAGAATTGAGACCCTAGAAAGGACTTGGCTTCAGGAGTGACCCTGAGGGCCTGCTGTGCCAGCTGCTGCCTCTGACCATACCTGTCGCGCCTGTGCTCTTGGCAGACAAAGAAAGGGGTTAAGAGGAAAGCAGATACCACCACCCCTACCACCATCGACCCCATTCATGAGCCGCCCTCACTGCCCCCGGAGCCCAAGACTGCCAAGCTGGGCCCCCGGCGGGAGAGCAGCCGGCCTGTTAAACCCCCGAAGAAGGACGTGCCTGATTCGCAGCAGCACCCGGCGCCAGATAAGAGCAGCAAGGTCTCAGAGCAGCTCAAGTGCTGCAGCGGCATCCTTAAGGAGATGTTCGCCAAGAAGCACGCGGCCTACGCCTGGCCCTTCTACAAGCCCGTGGACGTGGAGGCCCTGGGCTTGCATGACTACTGTGACATCATCAAGCACCCCATGGACATGAGCACAATCAAGGTGAGTGGATGTGTCCCTGACCCCGTAGGACAGGAAAGGCCAGCACCTCTGAGGCTTGTCCAGGAGGAGGGCCCAATCTCAGGAGCTGTCTAAATCTCACCAACCCAAAGCGGCCCAGCGCCCCCTGCTGGGGGTTGTGGAGGGCTGCAGCCCCCAAGATCCTGGGACCCTGCTGGTCATGGACAGCAGAGCTGCCCCTTCGTCCATCTGAGGCTAGCCCTCTGTGGTCTCAAGGCCCAGTGCCCATAGACACCCTCGCGTGGCAGGCGCTCCAGGAGGGTTTGGAGAGTGGTGACTTTGACAGGCCCTTAAGAGGCATATGAGTGCTGGCATTTAAaacatatgtatgtttatatatatatatatgttttaaacatatatatgtttgtatctatatttaaatatatgttaatatatatttatatatatgtttaatatatatattttaaacgtgtgtgtgtgtgttttctttggctgtgctgggtcttagttgcagcacatgggatctttagttgcagcatgcaggagccagttccttgaccaggggttgaaccagggccccctacattgggagctctGAATCtgagccactagaccaccagggaagtcccaagtgctggcattttcttggcatttttggttttgtttattttaatcctTTGGCATTTTTTCCATGTGGGAGTGGAGTAAACCTGTCCAAACTTGGGCAGAGCAGAGGACATTGCTGTGTTGCTTTTGATTGATGTCCTGTCCGACATCAACAGGACAAGTACAGGCCAGGTCAGAACTAGGCCCAGCACTCTCTTTACAGTTGTAGCTTAAGCTTTGTCTCTATGGAtcctgtgtactcttgccaggCACAGTGGGTTAGACGCTAGCAGGGCATTTCCTGGCCTTGAGACTTGCTGTTAAAGTATCTCTGTGTCCACCTGATGCTGAGGACTGAGGTAAATAACTTCTccccactgctactgctgctaagtcgcttcagttgtgtccgattctgtgcgaccccatagacggcaggcagcccaccaggctctgccgtccctgggattctccaggcaagaacgatggagtgggttgccatttccttctccagtgcatgaaagtgaaagtgaagtcgctcagtcgtgtgcgactctttgcgaccccatggactgcagcccagaggTCTGTGTTAAACTCTGAGCCATTGAGAGGTTGACTTGCTCCTGCAGACAGCCCTTCTTGGAGCAGGGGCAGCCGTGACTAACCAGGACCCGTCCTGTCTTTTCAGTCTAAACTGGAGGCCCGTGAGTACCGTGATGCTCAGGAATTTGGTGCCGATGTCCGATTGATGTTCTCTAACTGCTACAAGTACAACCCTCCTGACCATGAGGTGGTGGCCATGGCCCGCAAGCTCCAGGTGAGGCTCCGGGGCAGCTCCGGGCGTGGCACCCCGCAGCAGAGCAGGCTGGGGTCCTGGGCGGGCCAGGCCTCTGGGGGCCTCAGCAGGCTTTACTTGTCTCTTGCTTTGGTATAATGCCATGTTGCTTTGGAAGAGTGGACTGAAGTCagaataatacatatattttacattgggattatttcctttttgattaaGGTAGGGCGGTTGGTTTTGGTCTCGGGCATATTGGGTTTGGGGTGTTCCACTGAaagcgccccccccacccccaccccctgcatccGATTCCCCTTGGCCGGAAGCGTGCGCATCCTGTGCATGGCCCAGCTCTTCTCCAAAACAGACCTGGCTCAAGTCGGCGAGGGACACTCTGGCCAGGTAGACACTTTGTCCCAGCTGTGAGCTGAAGTAACTGCCCACCTGCGGGCATTCACTAGAGCCTTGAAAGCTGTGATGTTTGCCTTCCTGCTGCAGGGTGGCTGCCTCTAGACGTTCTGTGTGGCCTTGGAGCCCTAATGGGGTGGGATTCTGGCCCCTTCAGGTTGATTCTAGATGGTGTGTGCTGTGGAGTGCACACCTGGGTGGGGGCGAGGGGGCAGATTACAACATAAATATGTGAACTAgctccacttttctttctttctttctttttttttaacaaggaacAACATATGCCCAAATTTCAGCAGAGACATATCTTTGGAGTAGGAAGATCAGGAGTTAAAAATTATGGAGAATAAAGTCGACATTTAGTACTGTTAcctgttttcattattataattttttgaaaTCACATGTAATGAAAATTCCCAGCCTCTTCTCCCTGAGACCCCAGGTTGCACTTCTGCTTTCAGGGTCAGAGCAGGCTAGACCACCCGTTGTCACACGATCCACGTCACACATCCCGCGACAGGCTCTCTCCTGGGGTCTGGGTGGGACTTCCTCGCCCCAGGCTTTCTCTGTCAGCTGTGGAGAGCTTCAGGAAGCGAGGACTTGCACAGGGCCTCTGGTGACCTTGGGTCGGTGTCTGTCGGAGGCCGCTCTGGCTCTGCTGCCCACCTGCCTCCCAGCTCTGCTGGCTTCACACCCTGTCCCAGGCTCACCAGCATGTTATCTCCTGTGTCATCGTCTTGGAGCCAAGATGTTCTTTCACTTGGGCCTGTCTGGGTCAGCCTTTGGTGTCCTGAAACTCtaggtatttaaaaagaaaagaaaaccttactAGGATGAACCTGGTTATTAATTAAACATGCACTCAGACTTGAAGGTTCTTATTTCTGGTgactgtttattattttatttcatttgaggtttttttgtttttggaaggGGCACTCTCTTCAGTTTGGTGCTATGTCATCTGCTTTCTTCACAAAGTTGCCTTTTCTGCTATTTAGTTTTGCATTTGCCATCCTAGCTGCTCAGGCTTCATACCTGTGCTGCAGTTCTGAGACATCACCACCAGGTGGCAGTGGTGCcctcagagacacacacacacacacacacacagacacacacacacacagacacacacacacggcattTTTTTTGTTCTGGGAGTGCCATGAGCACACCCAAACATGGGATTTACTCATAGCACGGACACCGAGGTGTTTGCCACACGGCAGCTCTGTGCTAAATGTTGGTTCCAGATACAACGCTGGAATGGGACAAGGTCCTTACCCTTGAGGAGGGTCCACTTAGGAGGGGGGCAGAGGGCAGTGCCCAGTGTGCCACTCAGCACAGGGCTGCCTCTGCCCCCAGCTTGTTTTGCCCCTCATAGGATGGGTCTCCATGCTACTGAAAGTAAAATGCCTGGAAGCGGGTAGGGGTGTCTGCTTCAGCAGAGTTGACGTGGCAGGTCCCGTGTGGGTATTTCTGGAACGCAGTTCCTGTATTTTGTAGCATTTagagctttgtttttcttctttcaaagttTTCCAGGATCAGCATGGTTTAGGTGGCTAGATTGCCTACTGGGGAAGAGGAGCAAAAATATTCTGGCCCTTGTTTGTGTCACTAAGAAGAGTTGAGACCTGCTGTGCCCAGGGGCTGGGGTTTACCCAGGAAGTTTTATGGGAAAGGATccactttatattttttcatccAGCTTCCAAATGCTGGATCTTTAGAAAGCCCACATCCCACCTCCTGGCAGCTGTGGTCACAACGATAGCTAGGAACCCTTGGGTTCAGGGTGTCCTTGAGAACCTGCAGGTGACTTGAGCTGAGGGTTGCTAGCCTAGCTACTGGGCCCAGAGCTGCTGCTGGTACTGTCCATTGCTTTCTGTTCTGCTGTGAAGGGAGGCgtaatttaggaagttttgtgCTTATGTGCATTACCAGAGTTTTATTTTGGCAGAAAGTGCAAATTCATGGTGGTACACAATTGTGTCACAGCAAGGGAAAACGGTAAACTGAGGAAGGAACATACATATGCAGGGCCCCGATGGGCCTCCAGTGTATGTCTGGTTGTGTGTGTATCTGAGTGTCCCCTCATGGCTGCGTCTCCAGCACCTGGGGCCAAGTGGGCCTCCATGGCCTGAATTCTACTTCCCGCTTGCGTGCCCCCAGCCCCTGAGCCTGCTATGCCCAGGTATGGCTAAGCCTGAAAGCAGTATCCAGGCGGGGCAAAGACAGGCTGACTGGACAGCACCTCCCTTTTGGTCTCCAACTGTGCTCAGCTGAAGGCTGGTTTGTCTGAGAGTCTTCAGACACCACCGCCTCCCAGCACCTGAGCATCTCTGTCACTAAAGAGGGTGGGGAGCTTCCTCCATGAGTCTGATACAGCCCAGAGTAGATGGCCCTGGTCAACACTATAGTGAGAGGAGGTAATTTGCTCCCTGAAGCCAGGGTTCTCTCTGATGTTGAGAATTGCGATTGTGGCCCAGGTCCTTGGAGGGGTGGAGGTCATGTCATGCTAGGCAGAGTAGGTGGGTTCACCTCAAGACACTACCGTCCTAGCACAGAAGGCCTGAGCCCTGCTTCCCTGGTGTGTGCTGCTGATCACTGCTCCTTCCTGTCACTCCCCCCTCCTGAGACACTTGCCCTGGCTGCGGCTCACTGGATTTTACTGTCTCTTGCCTGACCCCACGCCACTTCGATCTTCTCTCATTTGTACCATCCTGTGTGTCTGCAGCCTTTGTTACTTTCTTCTCATTCTTAGGTCTCAGGTCCCCCCACAAGCTCTTTGCCAACTCTTGCTGTTTCTGCCTTAGCACTTAGGACACATTATAACAATCTGTATTTGCCCCCTTGAGGACAAGGAGCACATCATCAGTCTTGTTGACCACAGAGCAGGTGCATGTTTGTCTCGGTCACTTGGGAAGGTTTTCTGCAGCAGCCCTTAGCTCACTGGTGCACAGGCTCAAGTGTGTTCCCGGGGTGTCCCCACTAGGGCTGGAACAGACGAGGGGCTGAGGGATCGTTCAGCTGGGCACAGCCCAGGAGGCTGGCGGCCCATTTGGCCTTCTGTCACATGCTCCTTGCTGTTTGGTTTTGGGGCCTTGGTAGGTCAAGGGCCAGAAGCAGCCAGGGAGTGTAAGGAGGCTTCATTTCCACAGCAGCCTTAGCCTGTGGGGGCAAGAACAGGGGTGCCCTTGTGGTAAGGTAGAGCTGTCTGGCAGCTGGTATGGGGGGCTGGTTCACAAACTGGTGACACAGGTAGCTTCTGCTTGGTAAAGGATCACCTCCCAGCAGCACCAAGTGCTTGCAACTCTTGGGGTCCAGCTGCCCCACCGCCTTCTTAAACACACTTCTCCAAGTGTGGGCCTGGCTCTTCTAGATGTTTGTGGGGGGCAGTCGTGGGCCTGAGCCTGACCACATTCAGGGCCCTGTGGGCAGAGATGGGCTTGCCCACAGGGTCTTATGCCTGGCAATCTGAACAATGATGATGTCTGGTCATctctcctgtttttcttcttcattgcCTTTGGATATGCTCCAGgatttatttctgaataaatataGAAAGGTATTGCCCTTCTTAACCTGAAACCCACTCAGCAGAGTTCAGGCAGGCACCTTGTTTGAGGGGAGAAACTGCCTTGGAGGAGGTCAAACTGAGTGATCTGGAGGGGAGGGAACAGTACCACAGTCTGCTGCCCAGATCATGCTTTCCCAGGTCTCTGGACATGGGGAAATCTGAAGATGTGTTTCTAGAGGCATCAAGAGAGTCTCCTAGGTTGCGCCCTGTCAAATACACCCCAGTTTGAAATAGCAGTCTTGGAGTTTAATCCTGTGGCCCTTCTGTTCTCTCAAGCATCAGTTCGCGCTTGAGAAAGGTCCCCCCTTCTGTTGAGTGAGTTGCTGTATTAAACTGGGCTTAAAACAGGTCTCAACATCCTGCTGGGAAACCAGCTCTGTTCCTTCCACCACTATCAGTTCTGAGTCATCATTGGATTTCTGGTGACAAAGCCCCCTGGGTAGAGAGGGAATGGCCAGCTAGCAGGCGAGGCAACACACAGCTGAACCCCTGGAGCCCAGGAAGGATTGCTGCCCCCCTGGGTTCTGTGAGCCACGCAATTCCATCAGATTTCTGAATCTCAGAGTCGGAAGGTCTTGGGATCTCCTGGGGTGGCCTCTGGTGCTCAGTCCCCCCAGGGTGTCTGCTCAGGTAGCCTCTGCCTCACAAAGCCAGCCCTCCCCATGGCCGGTCCGCAGTGCCCCACACTGCCTCTGCACTTTCTCGTGTTTCTGCTGTGTCCTGGAGACGCAGGTTGTGGCTCTGTGCGGCACACACTCCCACCCTGGGGCCTTCACACCCTCTGGAACTCTAAACCTGCAGGCCGTGTCTGCTGCCTGTGGGGATGTGAACCGTAAGAGAGCCTCCTGTTCTGTTCAGTGTTGTGTTCTGGTGCCCAGCCCAGTGtccagcaggcttccctggggggTGCCGACTGAGCACCAAGCTGTCAGGAGCCTCAGAGCactttctctgtgagtctgtccAGGTCTGCAGCTGTCAGGGGTCCCTAGCCTGATGTCCTCATTGGGCCAGCCATCCACTGTGAGATGGGTCCTTACTTAGGCCACGTCTCTCAGGGAGTGGGCATCAGGCCATGTTGGGAGTGCCTTTCACCTCCAAGTGAGATTTGAGAGAGGAGTTTTGGAAGAGCTACTGGGAGCCCTTGCGCATGCCTCAGCTTAGTGGCAGGAAGGGGGTCACCGCTGACCCAGCCCTCTCTGCTTCCTGTCGAGTCAGCCCTCCCAGCCAGGAATGGCATGGTGTGGGGCCACAGTCCAGGCGCCGCCCCCCGGCACCCAGCAGCCCTCATGGGCACggcttcccctccctctcccgcCTCCAGGATGTGTTCGAGATGCGCTTTGCCAAGATGCCAGATGAGCCTGAGGAGCCTGCCGTGGCCGTGTCCTCCCCAGTGGTGCCGCCGCCCACCAAGGTTGTTGCCCCGCCCTCCTCCAGTGACAGCAGCAGCGACAGCTCCTCAGACAGTGACAGCTCCACTGACGACTCCGAGGAGGAGCGAGCCCAGCGGCTGGCCGAGCTCCAGGAGCAGGTGAGGACAGAGGCAGCCCAGTCTCCTTCTAGCCCCCACCTCTGGCCTTTCCAGTCCATGGCCCGGGGCAGCCCTGCTAGAGGGAGGTGTCCGCATGATGCCCTTGGCTTTGCTTGCCGGCAGGTCCCCTTGTGCCTAGTCAGGTGCACGTTGTTCATACTTACATGTTCCCTGTGGGTATGGACGTGGGCTGACATGGCCCTTCTCTGGGCAGAAGTCAGGCTTCTGAACTTTCTGGTGTCTCGAAGGAGGTGGTTGAGCCAGTTTGTCCGTCTCCTGGGGCCTCTTGGATGCTCATCTCCCTACAGTTTGGCTTTTAGAGCCCACACGTGTCTGTACACTTGCCCAGCCGCTTTAGGGACCAAGGATGGTCATGAGGCTTGAGTGTCAGCTCCTCTGACAAGGAAGACACTGGTCTGCCCTGGGGGTTCAAGGGTCTGGGTGGGCCTGTGCCCCGCGGATATCTGGTGAGATGACAGGTCATGACAAGAGTGTGTCTTGCTTGTCTGCACCACAGCTCAAAGCCGTGCACGAGCAGcttgcagcgctttcacagcccCAGCAGAACAAaccaaagaaaaaggagaaagacaaaaaggaaaagaaaaaagaaaagcacaaaaagaaagaggaagtggaGGAGAATAAGAAAAGCAAAGCCAAGGAACTTCCTCCCAAAAAGACCAAGAAAAATAATAGCAGTAACAGCAGCACGAGGTCTGTGGCCGCCCCGCCTGACGAATGCCCCTTCTCTGGGACGGGCCCTGAGGGGAGGATGGTagggcctggtgggcagccagACACCCCCAGCTCACTGGTCTTGGTCTCAGCCACAGCTCCGCACTCACAGAGCGGCGTTGCCAGTGTCCCCTGTCCCCTGTGAAGACCGCTGGGAGAGGGTGTAGAAGCCTCCCCAAGCCCTAAATGAAGGGATGGGTGCCCACCTTTCCTGCAGGGACCCATTCCTAATGGTATCTGCATCACCCCTTCGTAGCAAGAAGGAGCCAGCACCCTTAAAGAGCAAGCCCCCTCCCGCCTATGAGTCGGAGGAGGAGGACAAGTGCAAGCCCATGTCATATGAGGAAAAGCGGCAGCTGAGCCTGGATATCAACAAACTGCCTGGCGAGAAGCTGGGCCGTGTGGTGCACATCATCCAGTCGCGGGAGCCCTCCCTCAAGAACTCCAACCCCGACGAGATCGAGATCGACTTCGAGACCCTGAAGCCATCCACCCTGCGTGAACTGGAGCGCTACGTCACCTCCTGTTTGCGGAAGAAGAGGAAACCTCAAGGTGCCCTTTGGCcctctggggtggggctggggtgttCCCAGTCCCGGGTAAAGAAGAGGGCTGGCAGGTGGGGTCCAGCGCTGCCCTTGCACCCCTATTAGCCAAGCCCCATTAGCATCTTTAGTTAATTTGGCCTTCCAATCCTGGCCCTCTCACTCCGCAGGCTGTTTAAATTTCTGATTATGAAGTCTGTGTCCTCGACATAGATGCCTCTGGAGGGTGGTGACATCAAACTCGACCCTAGGCTGTGGGGCGCCTTTCTTGACCTATCTGGCAGATGGCCCTTGGGGTCCTGAGGCACCCCCCTCCTTCACCTCTTCGGGGTCTCTGGGGTGGGGGCATGGCTAGGAGGAAAGCATTAGGTTGGCACTGCGCCTGCCTGCTGTCTTCTCTAGTTCCTTGTGATCCGCTCTGCAGGTCTTCCGAGTGGCTCTTCGGTGTTATCGGTGCATTGTCTTGGCTCATGGTTTTGTCTCACGACCAGTAGGATTTAGAATCTGAGTCAGGGTTTTGCACACAGCCTTCATTCCAGCCCAGACTGACTTGGGGTCCTTGGCACCCCCTCCCTTCTGTTCAGGGTGTCACACAGTGACACCCAACCTCACTCTGCACACTGAGGTGCTGGGAGGGCCCCTGGGGCCTTTTCCTTGTCTTGCTTTGTCTCTGGTTGTTGTGCCCCCTTTAGGTCTTCTCCCCGCTGCCAGAAAAGTAGCTGAGGGGGCACACTCCCAGCAGTCCCTTGTTAGGGAGTCCCCTCCTGTGCTGGTCTCCTAATCCTCGGTGAACCCTGTGAGGGGGTATTTTGAGAGATTGAAGGGGCCTTGAAAGTTGAGTATAAGCCAGGATTTCAGCTGGCGTGAGTGGTGGTAGGCTAGCTGCACCCTTGGGAAGTGTGGGTCGGGCCAGGGTCTGGAAGGCCAGCAGCCAGTCTTTGGGAGCAGCCCTTTGGCTCATGGGGCTCTGGGTCCTGCCTGACTCTGTTGTCCCTGTTGCTTTATTGCAGCTGAGAAAGTTGATGTGATCGCTGGCTCCTCCAAGATGAAGGGTTTCTCGTCCTCAGAGTCGGAGAGCACCAGCGAGTCCAGCTCCTCTGACAGCGAAGACTCTGAAACAGGTTAGGTGTCTTTGATGTAGTCTCACCACACTCCTGCCTGTGTTCCACTGTATGTCCAGGCTACCAGAGAGCAGAGACGGCAGTCATAAGAACCTGCTGGGCCCTCCCATCTGTCCATCTGGTCACCCTGTTGGCCTTTACCTGGGGTGGTGGGTATCCCAGCACctacctccaccccacccctgacCTGGGCTGGGGACGGAGACAAGTGGCCAGTGGTATTGACACTGCAGAGCCCTGGGAAAGGAGGAATGAGGGCAGATGATGGAATTGATCTTCGCGCGACCCTGCCCAGCTTCAGAGTCCCCCAGCGGCACTGTTGCACGCACCTCGGCCCTTTCAAGTGATGTGCTTCGGCAGGTGTGGAGCAGCCTGCCTTTGGCCCCGCTGTTCCGGGGCTTAGAGCGCTGCCGTTCTCCCCGGAGTTTGCTCGCTGCTCCTAACTGCACGCACTTGGACATGCGTGTCCTGTGCCTCTAACAGTTCCTTCTCTCCATGCTCCACGGGTGTGCACGTGTGCCCCCTGGTGCGGCTGAGCAGCAGCCTTGACGTGGGAGGCAGGGGCAGGTGGAGATGCCAAGAGCTGTGCTTGTGGTGGGACAGGAGATCTTTCCTCCAGACAAGCATTTCTGGTTATTCTCAGGGGAGCTGATGCTCAGACTGGCCCAGAGGGGAGGCTGGGAAGAAGCCTGGTGGCTAGGCTGCTCAGTGAGGTGGAGCTGACTTCCTGTGTCTGGATGCATAGGGTTGTTGGTGGGCAGGCAGGTGCCTTCATCGGCTGAGTCGACAGTCTGCAGACCACCCAGAGCCTGCTGTGGGCCCGTCCCTCCAGGCAGGCTGCAGTACGCACATCCGCAGTGGGCAGCAAGACTCCTGGTGTGTTCTTCCGTGTACCTAGTCCTGTCTCTGATACTTTACTGTAACTGGAAGGAAACGACAAACTCCACTTAGTTCACATAGATAGATAATGTGATCCGGCGGTGCCGAGGAGGTATGAGGATTATTTGTAGCACTTGAAAAGAGTGGTGCTGCTCTGAGGTGTGTGGGTCTTGTGGGGCAGGGGCCCCCTGGACCTTGTCACTGTCCCTTTTCCTTTGTAAGGACACTGTATTtcccaggggagggggaggggagcctTCTCTAGGACATCAGTGCTCTGGACTACCTCCTTTCAGTGGGCCCAAGTGATGTGAATTCCATTGAGGATATTCtgtatttattgagctcctgttGTATGCAGAGACTGCTGTGGGTAGTTTGCTGGTCACCTCTCTATCCTttacccttttttctttcttagtaacCAGCTCCCTCTTCCAGTGCGTTTTAAAAATCTGCTGGCCAGTAGGGGGCGCCACACCCCGTGCTTGCTGAGGCAGAGTGGGGCCTCAGGCCAGGGCCCAGCGCGCTCCCGCAGGGTGAATTGCTGTATTCTTGGGCCTAATTAGCATTCCAGGTGGCTGCTGACTTCTCACTCTCAGTTCCGGCCAAACCTCAGGTTTGCCTTTGCTTCTGGGGTTTTGGACCTCCTGTGTTTTCTAGCAGGCTTCTCCTACTAGGGGTGTTGCAGCCCTTTCCCCTAAGGATctgagcaaccagagaaaacCCCAGAGATTGAAATTGGCAGAGGACCTGAGGGCTAAAACCATGCCACCAGGCCCCGCCCAGTGTGGTGCCTTAGGGCGTCGTGACCGTCAC
Proteins encoded in this window:
- the BRD4 gene encoding bromodomain-containing protein 4 isoform X2, which encodes MSAESGPGTRLRNLPVMGDGLETTQMSTTQAQAQPQQANTASTNPPPPETSNPNKPKRQTNQLQYLLKVVLKTLWKHQFAWPFQQPVDAVKLNLPDYYKIIKTPMDMGTIKKRLENNYYWNAQECIQDFNTMFTNCYIYNKPGDDIVLMAEALEKLFLQKINELPTEETEIVIVQAKGRGRGRKEAGTAKPGVSTVPNTTQASTPPQTQTPQQNPPPVQATPHPFPAVTPDLIVQTPVMTVVPAQPLQTPPPVPPQPLPPPAPAPQPVQSHPPIIAATPQPVKTKKGVKRKADTTTPTTIDPIHEPPSLPPEPKTAKLGPRRESSRPVKPPKKDVPDSQQHPAPDKSSKVSEQLKCCSGILKEMFAKKHAAYAWPFYKPVDVEALGLHDYCDIIKHPMDMSTIKSKLEAREYRDAQEFGADVRLMFSNCYKYNPPDHEVVAMARKLQDVFEMRFAKMPDEPEEPAVAVSSPVVPPPTKVVAPPSSSDSSSDSSSDSDSSTDDSEEERAQRLAELQEQLKAVHEQLAALSQPQQNKPKKKEKDKKEKKKEKHKKKEEVEENKKSKAKELPPKKTKKNNSSNSSTSKKEPAPLKSKPPPAYESEEEDKCKPMSYEEKRQLSLDINKLPGEKLGRVVHIIQSREPSLKNSNPDEIEIDFETLKPSTLRELERYVTSCLRKKRKPQAEKVDVIAGSSKMKGFSSSESESTSESSSSDSEDSETGPA